Part of the Cellulomonas hominis genome, AGGCCGTGCTCGCGGCGTCCGACCCCGCCGCGGCCGAGGAGCTCGTGACCGAGGGCCTCACGCCCGAGCAGGTCGAGCAGCTGCGCGGCCTGCTGCTGCTCGTCGCCCGCCGCGCCCCCCGCTGACGGTCAGCCCCGGGACACCCGGAACGGCCGGGACAGGTCCCGGGCGATGCCGGCCGCCCACTCCTCGACGTCCGCGAAGTCCCGGAAGTCGCCCTGCTCGGCCTCGATCATCGCGACCAGCGCCCGCTCGGCCAGGCCCAGCTCCTCGCGCTGCAGCCGCCCCGGGAAGCACTTGACCTCCCGCGCGCCGACCCGCCGGGCCACCGCCCGGACGTCGTCCGGCTCCTCCGCCGGCAGCGGCGGGTTGCCCACCGGCCCGGACCAGAACAGCCACACCGGGAGCGCCGCGAGCCGGCCCGCCTGGCGGTCCACCAGCTCCCGCAGCGCCGCCGCCAGCCGGCCGACGTACACCGACGACCCGAGCACCACCGCGTCGACGCCCTCGAGGCCCCCCACCTCGTCGGGGTCGGTCTCGGTCACCTCGTGGCCGGCGTCCCGCAGCACCTGCGCCACCGTCCGGCCGATCTCCGCCGTCCCGCCGTGCCGGGACGACACCGTCACCAGGACCCGCATGGTCGACCTCCCTGCGCTCGCGCGTCGTCGCGTGCCCGACCTCCAGGCTCACCCCGCGCGTCGCGCGACCGCCAGGGACGGAGGTCCCTGCGGACGGGGTCCGCCGGGGCGCGTCGCGGGGGTCCGGGCGCCGGTAGACTCCTGGGTCATGGCCCGTGACAAGTCCGCAGCCGCGAGCGCGCCCGCGAAGCCCGCGAAGGTGAAGAAGACCCGGTGGTACCACCAGGTCTGGCAGGCGTACCAGATGACCCGCCAGCAGGACCCGGCGGTCACCTGGCTGATCCTCGCCGTGTTCTTCGGCATCGTCGCCGTCGGCCTCGTCATCGGCCTCGTGTTCTTCACGTGGTGGTACTGGCTGCTGCTCAGCATCCCGTTCGCGCTGCTGGGCGCCATGTTCACCCTGACCCGCCGCGCCGAGCGCGCCGCGTACTCCCGCATCGAGGGCCAGCCCGGCGCCGCGATGTCCGCCGTCGGCACCATCCGCCGCGGCTGGACGTTCACCGAGGAGCCCGTCGCGATCGCGCCCCGCACGCAGGACCTCGTGTTCCGCGGCGTCGGCCGCCCCGGCATCGTGCTCATCGGCGAGGGCCCCGCGAACCGCATCGGCAAGCTGCTCGAGTCCGAGCGCAAGCGCACCGCCCGCGTCCTGCAGGGCGTGCCGATCACGCTCATCGAGGTCGGCCGCGAGGAGGGCCAGGTCCCGCTGCCGCAGCTCGCGCGCAAGGTCCAGCGCCTCAAGCCGCAGCTCACCAAGCAGGAGGTCGGCGAGGTCGTCAAGCGCCTGCAGGCCCTCGGCGCGGTGAAGATGCCGGTCCCGAAGGGCATCGACCCCATGCGCGTCCGCCCGGACCGCAAGGGCATGCGCGGCCGCTGACCCGCAGCCGCCCCCTGCACGCATCGACGGGCCCGGTCCTCCGCGGAGGACCGGGCCCGTCGTCGTCCCGCCGCGGGGTCGCCCGGTCCCCTCGACGCTCGCCGCCGGTGCCCGCGGCGGCCGAGCGGATCCACCCGCACCGGCGCGCCCGAGCGCTTCCGTCCGGGTGGATCCACACCGCGCGCGGATCCCGCCGGCCGGGGAGCGCCGGCGTGAGTGGAGGCTTCTGCCGGGACACGCCGGGCGTGTCGGGCAGAACCCTCCGCTCACGGGCGGCGGATCCACGCGCCCCCGCGCGCCCGTGCGGGTCCGTGCGGGTCCGTGCGGGCGGATCCACCCGGCCCGAGCGCGGCGCGCGGGCGGCGCGTGGAGCCAGCGGGTCGCGGAGTGGAAGGTTCGGACGGACACGCGCACGGCGTGTTCGTCCGAACCTTCCACTCCGTGGCGCAGGCGGCCGCCGGGCCCAGGCCGAGGGGTCAGCGGCGGACGATGGCCGTGCCGGCCGTGCGGTCGTGCAGGCCGCGGCCGTCGGCGTCCCACACCACCGCGGGGATCACCAGGCACAGCAGAACGGTCCGCACCAGCCCGAGCAGCAGGTTCGGCGGCATGTCCGGCCCGGCGTCCGGCCGCGCGCCCGTGTCGGCGAGCGTCCGCGGCGGCGCGACCCGGCGCACCCGGATGCCGAGCACCCGGTGCCCGACCGTCGTGCCGATCGTGCCGACCAGCAGCGCGTTCTCGGCCGCGAAGATCGCGAGCGTCCCCCAGGCCTGCGCGTCGCCGGGCAGGAAGGCGAACGCGATGAGCTGGCAGAGGAACCAGTCGATGACGAGCGCCAGCACGCGGCGACCGAGCGGCGCGAGCGCCCCGCGGCCCTCCGGCGGCAGCCCCAGCCGGGTGCCGTGGGCCGTCCCCGGCTGACCCTGCGGCGGCCCGGAGAGCCACGAACCGACGTCCTCGCGATCGACCATGCGCCCACGGTAACCGGCCGCCGCGCCGGGTCCGGCGCCCGCCGTCACACGACCGCAACACCAACCCGGGGGCGCGTAACACGCCCGAAACAATCGGTACACGACAGGGAAACTGGGCCCGCCTAGCCTCGTGGCTGCCCGACTGAGGGCAAGCCAACCCGAGGAGCAGCGGATGTTCAGCAAGCCAGAGGAAGTCCTGGCCTTCATCAAGAGCGAGGACGTCAAGTTCGTCGACGTCCGGTTCTGCGACCTGCCCGGCGTGATGCAGCACTTCAACGTGCCGGCCGCGTCCGTGGACGAGAACTTCTTCGTCGAGGGCCAGATGTTCGACGGTTCGTCGATCCGCGGCTTCCAGGCGATCAACGAGTCCGACATGAAGCTCATCCCGGACGTCACGACCGCCTTCATCGACCCGTTCCGCGTCGAGAAGACCCTGGCCCTGAACTTCCACATCGTCGACCCGTACACCGACGAGCCCTACACGCGTGACCCCCGCCAGGTCGCCGCGAAGGCCGAGGCGTACCTGCGCTCGACGGGCATCGCGGACACCGCCTTCTTCGCGCCCGAGGCCGAGTTCTACATCTTCGACGACGTGCGCTTCGAGACGAAGCAGAACTCGTCGTTCTACTCCATCGACTCCATCGAGGCCGCCTGGAACACGGGCCGCGTCGAGGAGGGTGGCAACCTCGGCCACAAGACCCCCTACAAGGGCGGCTACTTCCCCGTCCCGCCGGTCGACCACTTCGCCGACCTGCGCGACAAGATCTCGCTGCAGCTGGACGCCCTCGGCCTCGAGGTCGAGCGGGCGCACCACGAGGTCGGCACCGCCGGCCAGGCCGAGATCAACTACCGCTTCGACACGCTCGCCAAGTCGGCCGACAAGGTGCAGCTGTTCAAGTACGTCGTGAAGAACGTGGCGCACGCCGACGGCCGCACCGCGACCTTCATGCCGAAGCCGCTGTTCGGCGACAACGGCTCGGGCATGCACGTGCACCAGTCCCTGTGGAAGGACGGCAAGCCGCTGTTCTTCGACGAGAAGGGCTACGGCGGCCTGTCCGACCTCGCCCGCTGGTACATCGGCGGCCTGCTGAAGCACGCCCCGGCGCTGCTGGCGTTCACCAACCCGACGGTGAACTCCTACCACCGCCTGGTCCCGGGCTTCGAGGCGCCGGTCAACCTGGTCTACTCGGCCCGCAACCGGTCCGCGTGCATCCGCATCCCGGTGACCGGCTCGAACCCGAAGGCCAAGCGCATCGAGTTCCGCGTGCCGGACCCGTCGTCCAACCCGTACCTGGCCTTCGCGGCCATGCTGATGGCGGGCCTGGACGGCATCCAGAACCGCATCGAGCCGCCGGAGCCGGTCGACAAGGACCTGTACGAGCTGCCCCCGGAGGAGCACGCGCTCATCCAGCAGGTCCCGGGCTCCCTCACCGAGGTGCTCGACAACCTCGAGGCCGACCACGACTGGCTGACCGCCGGCAACGTCTTCACGCCGGACCTCATCCAGACGTGGATCGACTACAAGCGCTCGCACGAGGTGGACCCGATCCGCCTGCGGCCGCACCCGCACGAGTTCGAGCTCTACTACGACGTCTGATCGTCAGGTTCCACGGCTGCTCCCGTGAGCGCCTGACCTGCAGGACCGGCACCCCCGTCGCACGCGTGCGGCGGGGGTGCCGCTGTGTGCGGTCCTGTGGCGACGTCCGCGAGCGGGCCCGGAGCCGGCTCAGCCCGGCCCGCCCACCCCGCGCGCGCCGCGCACGAACGCCGCCGACGCCGCCACCGCCGCGAACGGGTCCCCCGGCGCGTGGTCGAACTCCACAACGTCGAGCTCGGCGTGCGGGGCCGCTGCGAGGATCGCCGTCAGCGGGAGCTCGCCTTCTCCCGCCGGGACCTGGCCGAGCGCGGCGGGGTCGTATCCGCCGGGCCCGGCGAAGGGGTCGGGCACCAGCGGCCCGTCCTTGACGTGCAGCGCCCGGACCCGGTCCCCGAGCCGGCACAGCAGCGCGGGCACGTCCTGCCGCGCGACGGCAGCCCAGTACACGTCGACCTCCAGGACGACCCGCGGGTCGAGCAGCGACACGAGGTGCTCGTAGGCGCTGACGCCGTCGTCTCCGGTCGCGAACTCGAACGCGTGGTTGTGGTACCCCACGCGCAGGCCGACGCCGGCGGCCGTCTCCGCCGCGGCGTTGAGGCGGTCGGCGGTGCGGGCGACCTCGTCCCGGTCGCGCCACCGGTCCGCCGGCACCATCGGGTCCACGAGGATCTCGGCCCCCACCGCCCGGGCCGCGTCGAGCGTCATCGCGAGCGGCGGCAGCGGCACGCGCCGGCCCCCGAACTCGATGTCGTCGGACAGGAACGGCGCCTGGGCACTCGGCGCGGACAGGCCGTGCCGGGCGAGCGCGGCGGCGAGCGCGGCGGGGCGGTCGAGCAGCGCGAACGGCTCGACGGCGTCGAACCCGAGCCCTGCCAGGCGCGCCAGGGTCGCGTCGGGGTCGGCGGCGACCTGCTCGCGGACGGAGTAGAGCTGGACGGACAGGCGGGGGGTGGCGGGCATGACGCTCCTGGGTGGCTCGGGCCGACGCGGGCGGGGTGCGGGTGCGGGGGTCAGGCCGTGTCGCCGCCGTCGACCAGCAGCGTGCTGCCGGTCATGTACGCGGACAGGTCGCTGACGCAGAACAGCACCACGCGGGCGATGTCGTCGGGCGTCCCGACCCGGCCGGCGGGGGCCATCCGCATCAGGGGCACGGCGTCGTCCGGCACCGCACCGTCGGGCAGCGCGCCGGCGGCGAGCAGGTTGCCCTCCGTGGGCACGTATCCGGGAGCGACGCCGAGCACCCGGATGTCCCGCGGCGCCAGCTCGACGGCCGACTGCCGGGTCAGGCCGCGCACCGCGTGCTTGGACGCCACGTACGCCGCCAGGCCCGGGGCGCTCCCCCGGAACCCGGCGGTCGACACGACGTTCACGACGACGCCGCCGGCCCCTGAGTCTGTCATGACGCGCGCGGCCTCGCGGGTGCCGAACAGCGTCCCGCGGGCGTTGACGTCGAGCACGAGGTCCCACGTCGCGTCGGGCATCTGGTCGAGCGGCACGGCGGGGAACACCCCGGCGTTGTTGACCCAGGCGTCGAGCCGCCCCCACCGGTCCCGGGCGGCGTCGGCGACCGCCCGGACGCTCCCGGAGTCGGTGACGTCCATCGCGAGCCCGACGACCTCCGTGCCGTACCGGGCGCCGAGCTCGGCCGCCGCCGCACGGGCGCGGTCGGCGTCGAGGTCGCCGACCACCACCCGGGCGCCGGCCTCGGCGAGCCGGGCGGCGATGGCCTTCCCCAGTCCGCGGGCGGCGCCGGTGACGACCGCGGTGCGGTCCTGGAGCGAGACGAGCTGGGCGAGCGGGCGTTCGGAGACCTCGGGCACGGGCATGGCGGTTCCTCTCGTCGGTGAGCGGACGGGGCCGGCGGGGGCCGGTCCCGGTCAGGTCATGCGGCCGTCCCGGCGGGCGCCAGGCCGGTGAGCACGTGGGTGCCGGGCGCAGCGGCGCGGGACGTCCCGTCGGGCAGCCGGAGCTCGGCGGTCGAGCCCGCGGGCACGACGACCTCGAGCCGGAAGGTCGTGTCGTCGACCCGCCAGCTCACGTCGATCCGCCCCTGCGGGCCGTCGAACGTGCCGCTCGCCCAGGTCAGTCCGCCGCCGACCACGGGTGCGACGACGAACGACTCCCAGGCCACGGACCCGGGTGCCTGCCGCAGGCCCAGGGTGTGGGTGTGCAGGAACCGCACGACGGCGCCCTTGCTGTAGTGGTTGAGCGAGGCGCTGGCGTTCCCGTGCGCGTCGATGCCGTCCCAGTCCTCCCAGACCGTGGTGGCTCCCCGGTCGAGCATGGTGAGCCAGGACGGGTAGCTGCGCCGGGTCAGCACCCGGTACGCGAGGTCGCCGTGCCCGCCGTCCGCGAGCACGGGCAGCAGGTCCGCGGTGGACAGGAACCCGGTGGTCAGGTGATCGTCCGCCTGGTGCACCAGGTCCACGAGGTGCTGGACCGTGGCGGCGCGCAGCTCCGACGGCACGAGGTCGAACGCCAGGGCCCGCACGTGAGCGGCCTGCGTGCCGACCGAGACGCGCCCGTCCGGGAGCAGGAACTCGGCGCGCCAGGCGTCGCGGACGCGGGCCGCGAGGTCGCGGTAGCGGGCCTCGTCCCCGGGCTTGCCGAGCACGGCGGCGGCGTCCGCGGCCTGCCGCAGCGTCCGGTGCAGGTAGGCGGTGCCGACCTCGCCCTTGTCGGCCATGAACCAGGCGCGGGGGTCGGCGCCGAGCGCGTTCTGGAGCGTCCCGTCGGCGGCGCGCGTCTTGGGCTCGCACCACTCGCCCCAGTGGAACGTGCCGTCCCACAGGTACTGCTCGTGCGGCTGCGGCTCCGCCGACCGCTCGACCCGTGACGGGTGCCGCCGCGACGCGGCCGCGCCGAGAGCGAACTCGACCCACCCCACCAGCGCCGGCCAGGACTCCGCGAGCGCGGCGACGTCGCCGTACGTCTCGTAGAGCACCCAGGGGACGTGGGCGATCGCGTCGCCCCAGCCCGCCGACCCGGTGATGTGGTCGACGGTCGCGTCGGGGAGGCGGCGCAGGTGGTTGGAGTCCGGCGAGGAGTTCACGATCCGGCCGTCGTCCAGCTGGTCGTCGCGCACGGAGCGCAGCCACTTGCGGGAGAAGCCATCGACGTCGAACATCCGGACGGCGGTGGACACGAACGTCTGGTAGTCGCCCGTCCAGCCGAGGCGCTCCCGCGTGGGGCAGTCCGTGGGGACGTCGACGGCGTTGCCGCGGAAGCTCCACCGGGCGACGTCGTGCAGCCGGGTCAGGTCGGGGTCGCTGCACGCGAACGTCCCCGTGGTGCGCAGGTCGGTGTGCACCACCTGCATGGTGAGCGCCGTGGGGTCGGGCGCGCCGCCGTCGTCCCGGGTGATCCGGGCGTACCGGAAGCCGTGCACGGTGTGCCGCGGCTCGAACACGTCGCCGGGCCGCCCGGCCGAGACGACCTCGTCGCGCTGGACGAACGGGGTGGGCTCCTCGCCGGGCCGCGCGGAGTCGAGGTGCGTGGTGGTCAGGTCGCCGTCGGGGCCGAGGTGCTCGCCGTGGTCGATCACGGTGCGCGTGCCGCGCGGGCCGAGGTCGGCGAGCCGGACCCAGCCCGAGGCGTTCTGCCCGAAGTCCACCACGACGGCGCCCGAGGGAGCACGCGTGACCTGCACGGGCGCCCGGTGCTCGACGACCCGGACGGGCGGGGCGGGCGACCAGTCCACCGGCGGGGCCTGGACCACGTCGAGGAGCACGGGCCGCCGTTCCCCCTCTCCGCCCGCGAGGTCGGTGGTCTGGCCGTCCATGAGGTCGGCGGCCACCGTCGTGCTGCGGCGCGACGTCCAGCCCGGGCCGGTCCCCACGACGGCACGGGTGCCGTCGGCGAGGTCCACGTGCAGCTCGAGGCGGGCGGCCGTGCGCGGCCCCCAGTCGCCCGGCTTGCGCCACGCCCCGGAGCGGCCGCGGAACCAGCCGTCCGACAGGACGACCTCGATCCGGTTCTCGCCGGCGGCGAGCAGCCCGTCGACGTCCTCGGCCTGGGCGTACAGGGTGCGGTCGTACGACGTGGAGCCGGGGGCGAGCTCCGTGTCCCCGACCCGGGCGCCGTTGAGCCGGACCTCGTACACCCCCAGTGCGGTGGCGTACAGCCGGGCGCGCACCGGGGCCGACGGCAGGTCGGCCACGCCCTCGAGGACGTAGGCGGGACGGGTGCGCGCGGCGGGCACGTCGGGCTCGGCAGGCGAGATCCACGACGCGGTCCAGTCGGCGTCGAGCAGCCCGACCTCGAACGCGTGCTCCCGCGACCACGGCGACCGCTCGCCGGCGCGGTGCGCGCGCACGCGCCAGCGCACCCGTCGCCCGCTGGCGAGCGCCGGCCACGGCCAGGCCTGCGACAGGTGCCGCTCCTGCTCGACGTGCACGGGCGGGAGCGGTTCCCCGTCGACGGTCGCCTCGAGGGTGTACCCGTCCTGCCGCGTCCAGCCGTCGGGCAGCCGCCAGCCGAGCAGCGGCTGCGGGCCGGTGACCGGCCGGGACACGTCCCCGGCGTCGACGGACAGGTGGTGCGGTGCGTGGGTCATGGTGCTCCGGGTGCTGGGGGCCGCGCGGGGCCAGGGGGCCTCTGGTCGTGCAGGTGGGTCCGCCCTCGCCCCGTGGTGAGGAGGCCGATGAACACCGGGGCGAGGGCGGGGTCGGGGGTCAGCGGACGGACTTGACGCCGAAGAGGATCGTCAGGCCGCCGCAGAGCGCGAAGACCGCGCCGATGAGGTAGAGCAGGGTGTAGTTCTTGTCACCGCCGGCGGCCACGCCCGCGGTGATGATCAGCGGCGCGATGAGCGGGGCCACCGCGCTCGGGATCTTCTGCGCGAACGCGACCACGGCCATGTACCGGCCGGCCTGGGCGCGGTCGGGCAGGATCGCGAACACGATCGCCTGGTCCACGGCGCTGAAGGCCGCGATGGCCAGCTGCATGACCACGGCGCCCACCACCAGCTGCACGAGCGAGTACGCAAACGCCTCGGTGACCGCGCCGACGACGAACAGCACCGCGCCGATCAGGGTGAACAGCTTGCGCCGGCCGAGCCTGTCCGACAGGAACCCACCGACCACCGCGCCGGCGGCCGCGGCCACGACGCCGATCATGCCGACCGTGGCGATGACGCCCGCGACGCTCTTGACCGGCATGTCCAGCCGCTGGGCGTAGAA contains:
- a CDS encoding flavodoxin domain-containing protein, coding for MRVLVTVSSRHGGTAEIGRTVAQVLRDAGHEVTETDPDEVGGLEGVDAVVLGSSVYVGRLAAALRELVDRQAGRLAALPVWLFWSGPVGNPPLPAEEPDDVRAVARRVGAREVKCFPGRLQREELGLAERALVAMIEAEQGDFRDFADVEEWAAGIARDLSRPFRVSRG
- a CDS encoding alpha-L-rhamnosidase; this encodes MTHAPHHLSVDAGDVSRPVTGPQPLLGWRLPDGWTRQDGYTLEATVDGEPLPPVHVEQERHLSQAWPWPALASGRRVRWRVRAHRAGERSPWSREHAFEVGLLDADWTASWISPAEPDVPAARTRPAYVLEGVADLPSAPVRARLYATALGVYEVRLNGARVGDTELAPGSTSYDRTLYAQAEDVDGLLAAGENRIEVVLSDGWFRGRSGAWRKPGDWGPRTAARLELHVDLADGTRAVVGTGPGWTSRRSTTVAADLMDGQTTDLAGGEGERRPVLLDVVQAPPVDWSPAPPVRVVEHRAPVQVTRAPSGAVVVDFGQNASGWVRLADLGPRGTRTVIDHGEHLGPDGDLTTTHLDSARPGEEPTPFVQRDEVVSAGRPGDVFEPRHTVHGFRYARITRDDGGAPDPTALTMQVVHTDLRTTGTFACSDPDLTRLHDVARWSFRGNAVDVPTDCPTRERLGWTGDYQTFVSTAVRMFDVDGFSRKWLRSVRDDQLDDGRIVNSSPDSNHLRRLPDATVDHITGSAGWGDAIAHVPWVLYETYGDVAALAESWPALVGWVEFALGAAASRRHPSRVERSAEPQPHEQYLWDGTFHWGEWCEPKTRAADGTLQNALGADPRAWFMADKGEVGTAYLHRTLRQAADAAAVLGKPGDEARYRDLAARVRDAWRAEFLLPDGRVSVGTQAAHVRALAFDLVPSELRAATVQHLVDLVHQADDHLTTGFLSTADLLPVLADGGHGDLAYRVLTRRSYPSWLTMLDRGATTVWEDWDGIDAHGNASASLNHYSKGAVVRFLHTHTLGLRQAPGSVAWESFVVAPVVGGGLTWASGTFDGPQGRIDVSWRVDDTTFRLEVVVPAGSTAELRLPDGTSRAAAPGTHVLTGLAPAGTAA
- a CDS encoding SDR family NAD(P)-dependent oxidoreductase, whose amino-acid sequence is MPVPEVSERPLAQLVSLQDRTAVVTGAARGLGKAIAARLAEAGARVVVGDLDADRARAAAAELGARYGTEVVGLAMDVTDSGSVRAVADAARDRWGRLDAWVNNAGVFPAVPLDQMPDATWDLVLDVNARGTLFGTREAARVMTDSGAGGVVVNVVSTAGFRGSAPGLAAYVASKHAVRGLTRQSAVELAPRDIRVLGVAPGYVPTEGNLLAAGALPDGAVPDDAVPLMRMAPAGRVGTPDDIARVVLFCVSDLSAYMTGSTLLVDGGDTA
- a CDS encoding RDD family protein, with the protein product MVDREDVGSWLSGPPQGQPGTAHGTRLGLPPEGRGALAPLGRRVLALVIDWFLCQLIAFAFLPGDAQAWGTLAIFAAENALLVGTIGTTVGHRVLGIRVRRVAPPRTLADTGARPDAGPDMPPNLLLGLVRTVLLCLVIPAVVWDADGRGLHDRTAGTAIVRR
- the glnA gene encoding type I glutamate--ammonia ligase: MFSKPEEVLAFIKSEDVKFVDVRFCDLPGVMQHFNVPAASVDENFFVEGQMFDGSSIRGFQAINESDMKLIPDVTTAFIDPFRVEKTLALNFHIVDPYTDEPYTRDPRQVAAKAEAYLRSTGIADTAFFAPEAEFYIFDDVRFETKQNSSFYSIDSIEAAWNTGRVEEGGNLGHKTPYKGGYFPVPPVDHFADLRDKISLQLDALGLEVERAHHEVGTAGQAEINYRFDTLAKSADKVQLFKYVVKNVAHADGRTATFMPKPLFGDNGSGMHVHQSLWKDGKPLFFDEKGYGGLSDLARWYIGGLLKHAPALLAFTNPTVNSYHRLVPGFEAPVNLVYSARNRSACIRIPVTGSNPKAKRIEFRVPDPSSNPYLAFAAMLMAGLDGIQNRIEPPEPVDKDLYELPPEEHALIQQVPGSLTEVLDNLEADHDWLTAGNVFTPDLIQTWIDYKRSHEVDPIRLRPHPHEFELYYDV
- a CDS encoding sugar phosphate isomerase/epimerase family protein, with the translated sequence MPATPRLSVQLYSVREQVAADPDATLARLAGLGFDAVEPFALLDRPAALAAALARHGLSAPSAQAPFLSDDIEFGGRRVPLPPLAMTLDAARAVGAEILVDPMVPADRWRDRDEVARTADRLNAAAETAAGVGLRVGYHNHAFEFATGDDGVSAYEHLVSLLDPRVVLEVDVYWAAVARQDVPALLCRLGDRVRALHVKDGPLVPDPFAGPGGYDPAALGQVPAGEGELPLTAILAAAPHAELDVVEFDHAPGDPFAAVAASAAFVRGARGVGGPG
- a CDS encoding DUF4191 domain-containing protein; translation: MARDKSAAASAPAKPAKVKKTRWYHQVWQAYQMTRQQDPAVTWLILAVFFGIVAVGLVIGLVFFTWWYWLLLSIPFALLGAMFTLTRRAERAAYSRIEGQPGAAMSAVGTIRRGWTFTEEPVAIAPRTQDLVFRGVGRPGIVLIGEGPANRIGKLLESERKRTARVLQGVPITLIEVGREEGQVPLPQLARKVQRLKPQLTKQEVGEVVKRLQALGAVKMPVPKGIDPMRVRPDRKGMRGR